The genomic DNA CAATCATTTTTCTTCTCCGCGAAATATGCAGTTTCATGGCTGATAACCCTATTCAGGTTGATTTATTCTACGCCAATATAGTGACCGCACATAAAGCCTCTCAGAAAGTTTCAGAAAAAGGAGGGTCGACACCTCTAGCCCTTCTTCTGTCTATAGGCACGCCTGCTGACTACCAGGGTTTAAAAGTTCAAATTGATCAAAGGGAGCATTTTCTACTCTGTGCCATGATGGCTACCCCTCCCACAATGGACAGACTCTACTTGCCTGAAAAACACCATAGAGTGATGTCCCCCATGCTGAATAGATTCGGATGCAGAGCTGAACTTATAGAAACATACACCACAACCTTTGCTGACAGCACGACCTTTGATACAGACGAAGACCCACTCGAAAGAACCGCATACGTTACAGTAAAAACCATAAGCGAAGACTGGATAAACAAGTTTAGGCAAAAAAAATTCTTCCTTTTTGCCAACGGCATCAAAGTAGCTCTTTTTCTTGTTCCGGCATGGGAAGAGCTTCCTCCAGACCTTGAAAATAAAATGGGACAGCTCAACGCTATTTTTACTGGTGTAAAACCTATTTCAGTCTCAAAATTCTACCTTGTTTATATAGCTTTAACTTACGCAGTAGACTTTGAATCAATCAATCTCCATGATCCTCTTGCTGAAAATCTAAAGACGCACGTCCAGAAACTCTACAGTGAAATGCTGGAAATGTAGGAGAGAAGTTTGACTCAAGTCTCGCAAAAAACCAGAAACGGCATGTCCATCAAAGGTTTTAGCCTAGCGCTCGCAGCGCTGAGCAGTGTAGTCTGGATGGGAACCAGTATTTTTATACCGGGCTTGCCAGAAATAGGACGTGATCTGTCCATGAGCAGTCAAGAGCTCAGCGCAACACTTACGCTCTATTTCGTCAGCTTTGCTGCAGTAATGATTGTGGCGGGACCTCTGTCTGACGCGTGGGGACGACGGAACTTCGTTCTCACAGGACTAGCTCTGTTTTGTCTGGGCAGTTTAGTGTGTCCTATGGCAGACAGCGGTACTGTTTTTCTGGCTGGGCGGGTAATTCAAGGACTTGGCGTGGGACTGATTCAAGTTCCTACATTAGCAATGGTTCGAGATGAATGCCCGGGACCCGAAGCATACACAGTACTAGGACTGCTTGGCGCGATGACCGCGCTTATCCCTATACTATCTATGCTTATAGGCGGAGTGGTCATAGAATATGTCGGGTGGCGTGTTGTCTTTTACATTCTGACAGGTGTGTCCATCGCGAGCGGCTTTGCATCCATTTACTTAGGTGAAACTCTCCCGAAGGAAAATCGACCGCCCAGAGTAGACTTCGCTGGCAGCCTGAAAAATTACCGAGATATCCTCCTTTCCAATCAGATATTATTGGTAGCAGGACCTCTACTAATGTTCGCAGTATTTCAAGGAGCCTACCTTGTAATCACCCCACTATCTCTACAAACAGATTTCGGCCTAACTCCGACCGGATTCGCCATAGCCAACATACTAATCATAGCGGGTATTATTGCTGGTCAATTATCAGCTGTAAGGGCCGTTAAGAAATTTCCCCCGAAAAAGCTCTTTGTACTCGGTGCAGTTATCGGCCTCGCTGGCAGCGTGCTGTTTTCAGCTTTAGACATGACTTCATCTATGTCACATGTCATTATCTTCATGGCCCCTTTGACTCTTTTAGGATTCAGCTTCGGATTCATCGAGCCAATCAGTTTAAAGTCGCTGTTCGCTAAATTTAAAGAGACTTCAGGCATGGCATCAGCCTCATACGTCAGCCTTCTACTTATATGCCAAGGTATAGGAAGCACTGTCGCAGGAATGCTCATGGACGGTTCCTTTTCCCCGCAGAACACGCTATCTATAATGATTACCCCTCTGGGAATCCTAATGGTGGTGCTGACGTTTAGTGGGCGGGATAAGTTGCTTTAGCTGGAAATTCTTTCACTACACGCTTCAATCGTGCATGCTCTGCGGAGTGCTTTGTTAATTCAGGGCAACTAATTGATGCCATGTAAGCCTCTTCATTTGAAAAATGAAAAACGGTGTACTCGCGCAAACACGACATTGCGCGTGTTAGTTTATCCCTGTCAGAAAAGTCACAAGATATTTTAATGATAGAATTTGCTATCTTAATCAGCCTCTTATGCTCATCATCAATAGACTTAACGCCAACGCTCAAAGAATCAACCCATTCTAATTTACCCATTTAGCACTCCCAAAATAACATAAAGTTGATCATAACCTTATCGCCACTATTCTTTTTAGCATCCATGCAGATGACCTACAAATCAACATCAAAACCAGTCATTCCAATCATAGTATGCCCTAAAATCATACTTTACATTTGTAGCTAATGGAATCTCAGAACTCGTATAGCCCTATTAAATATTATCATCAGGGTACAAAACCCTAGCTGCGCGCCAGAAAACTTCTTCGGCATTACCCGCCGCAGAATCGGTATTAACAATCACTGCGAAATAATGATTCTTGTACTTATTAACTATAACTTTA from Maridesulfovibrio frigidus DSM 17176 includes the following:
- a CDS encoding MFS transporter, coding for MTQVSQKTRNGMSIKGFSLALAALSSVVWMGTSIFIPGLPEIGRDLSMSSQELSATLTLYFVSFAAVMIVAGPLSDAWGRRNFVLTGLALFCLGSLVCPMADSGTVFLAGRVIQGLGVGLIQVPTLAMVRDECPGPEAYTVLGLLGAMTALIPILSMLIGGVVIEYVGWRVVFYILTGVSIASGFASIYLGETLPKENRPPRVDFAGSLKNYRDILLSNQILLVAGPLLMFAVFQGAYLVITPLSLQTDFGLTPTGFAIANILIIAGIIAGQLSAVRAVKKFPPKKLFVLGAVIGLAGSVLFSALDMTSSMSHVIIFMAPLTLLGFSFGFIEPISLKSLFAKFKETSGMASASYVSLLLICQGIGSTVAGMLMDGSFSPQNTLSIMITPLGILMVVLTFSGRDKLL
- a CDS encoding bacteriohemerythrin, whose protein sequence is MGKLEWVDSLSVGVKSIDDEHKRLIKIANSIIKISCDFSDRDKLTRAMSCLREYTVFHFSNEEAYMASISCPELTKHSAEHARLKRVVKEFPAKATYPAH